The following proteins are encoded in a genomic region of Neomicrococcus aestuarii:
- a CDS encoding ABC transporter ATP-binding protein, which produces MKVSISTLEHRYQPGMAPTISAISRTFEPGTLTCITGPSGSGKSTLLYIMALMLTPSAGIIQWGNTSVQQLNDASRSRLRAMHAGFVFQDAMLDLSRTALDNVVEAARIAGISHNVAVEDAFRLLERFGVAHRAQHRPAELSGGQAQRIALCRALVKDPDIIFADEPTGNLDSESAEIVWDTLHQAADAGATVIVATHDRDRAEKHTHHLRLGE; this is translated from the coding sequence TTGAAGGTCAGCATTTCTACACTCGAACACCGATATCAGCCTGGTATGGCTCCAACGATTTCCGCGATCTCACGTACCTTTGAACCGGGTACCCTGACGTGTATCACTGGGCCGTCTGGGTCTGGAAAATCTACTCTGCTCTACATCATGGCGTTGATGCTCACTCCCAGTGCCGGAATTATTCAGTGGGGAAACACATCAGTCCAGCAACTCAACGATGCTTCACGTTCGCGATTGCGGGCTATGCACGCGGGATTCGTTTTTCAGGACGCAATGCTGGACTTGTCCAGAACAGCTTTGGACAATGTTGTGGAAGCTGCTCGGATCGCAGGAATCTCACACAACGTAGCCGTTGAAGATGCGTTCCGTCTCTTAGAGCGCTTCGGCGTTGCGCATCGTGCCCAGCACAGGCCCGCTGAGCTATCAGGTGGTCAGGCTCAACGAATTGCGTTATGCAGGGCTCTGGTCAAAGATCCGGATATCATTTTCGCCGACGAACCCACGGGAAATCTAGATTCTGAATCAGCCGAAATTGTTTGGGATACGCTTCATCAAGCTGCCGACGCTGGTGCAACGGTAATCGTCGCCACCCATGACAGGGACCGGGCGGAAAAGCATACGCATCACTTGAGGCTCGGCGAATGA